A window from Primulina eburnea isolate SZY01 chromosome 2, ASM2296580v1, whole genome shotgun sequence encodes these proteins:
- the LOC140823491 gene encoding pentatricopeptide repeat-containing protein At5g15300-like, whose amino-acid sequence MIRKSATSKSSSCHPSSSLWRHCSNLQALKQIHAFMIVKGFNSNRSALRELIFAAAIAVQSTIQYAHQLFAQISEPDLFMWNTLLRGSAQSSKPQLAISLYAQMEKLRVQPDHYTFPFVLKACTRLSWIGIGCAMHGKVTKHGFEWNKFARNTLIYFHSNCGEIRVARTLFDGSAQRDVVAWSALTAGYARKGELHMARLLFDEMPVKDLVSWNVMITGYAKQGEMECARELFDVVPKKDVVTWNAMLSGYVESGKHKKALEMYEEMRSAGESPDEVTILSLLSACTNIGALDVGKKVHSSISEMDNGVLSVFLGNSLIDMYAKCGSMGKALDVFQCMRDRDVSSWNSIIVGLAFTGYMNKSISLFEEMRKTKFEPNEITFIGVLIACSHAGRIDDGRTYFNMMKDVYHIQPNVKHYGCMVDLLGRVGLLNEAFEFINTMEIEPNGIIWRTLLGACRIHGNVELGKHANAQLLRLREDESGDYVLLSNIYASGGEWSRVENVRNLMDSRGVKKERGFSLVEKKNAELLHFSVS is encoded by the coding sequence ATGATCAGGAAAAGCGCCACATCAAAGAGCTCCTCCTGCCACCCAAGCTCTTCCTTATGGCGCCACTGCTCAAATCTCCAAGCTCTGAAACAGATTCACGCTTTCATGATCGttaagggttttaactccaatcgCTCTGCTCTCAGAGAACTCATTTTTGCAGCTGCTATTGCGGTTCAATCTACTATCCAATATGCCCACCAGTTGTTCGCTCAAATTTCTGAACCAGACCTGTTTATGTGGAATACTTTGCTCCGGGGTTCAGCCCAGAGCTCTAAACCTCAACTAGCAATTTCGCTTTATGCCCAGATGGAGAAACTTCGAGTGCAACCTGATCATTACACATTTCCTTTCGTACTCAAGGCGTGCACCAGACTTTCTTGGATTGGCATAGGTTGTGCAATGCATGGGAAAGTAACAAAACACGGGTTTGAGTGGAATAAGTTTGCCCGGAATACACTTATTTACTTTCATTCAAATTGTGGGGAAATAAGGGTTGCAAGAACGCTGTTCGATGGCTCGGCGCAGAGGGATGTCGTTGCTTGGTCTGCTTTGACTGCGGGATATGCCAGGAAGGGAGAGTTGCATATGGCAAGGTTGCTGTTTGATGAAATGCCGGTGAAGGACTTAGTTTCTTGGAATGTGATGATCACGGGGTATGCGAAGCAAGGCGAGATGGAGTGTGCAAGGGAGTTGTTTGATGTGGTTCCTAAAAAAGATGTTGTTACATGGAACGCCATGCTTTCAGGTTATGTAGAAAGCGGGAAGCACAAAAAAGCATTGGAGATGTACGAGGAGATGCGGAGCGCTGGGGAGAGTCCCGATGAAGTGACAATATTAAGTCTTTTGTCCGCGTGTACAAATATAGGAGCGTTGGATGTTGGAAAGAAGGTACATAGCTCCATTTCGGAGATGGACAATGGAGTCTTGAGTGTTTTTCTCGGTAATTCTCTCATTGACATGTACGCCAAGTGTGGAAGCATGGGCAAGGCACTTGATGTATTTCAATGTATGAGAGATAGGGATGTCTCATCATGGAACTCTATAATTGTAGGATTGGCTTTTACTGGTTATATGAACAAATCCATTTCTCTTTTCGAGGAGATGAGAAAGACGAAGTTTGAGCCCAATGAGATTACGTTTATTGGTGTACTGATTGCTTGTAGTCATGCTGGGCGAATTGATGACGGTCGTACATACTTCAATATGATGAAAGATGTTTATCATATACAGCCAAATGTTAAGCACTATGGCTGCATGGTAGATTTGCTTGGGCGTGTCGGGTTGTTGAATGaagcatttgaatttattaacaCAATGGAGATTGAACCAAATGGTATTATTTGGAGGACATTACTAGGAGCTTGTAGAATACATGGTAATGTAGAGCTTGGGAAACACGCTAATGCGCAGCTACTCAGATTAAGAGAAGACGAAAGTGGCGATTATGTGTTATTGTCGAACATATATGCTTCAGGTGGGGAGTGGAGTAGGGTTGAAAACGTAAGAAATTTGATGGATTCAAGAGGGGTGAAGAAAGAACGCGGTTTTAGTTTAGTTGAAAAGAAAAATGCTGAGCTCCTTCATTTTTCGGTTTCTTGA
- the LOC140823492 gene encoding SUPPRESSOR OF GAMMA RESPONSE 1-like: MARTWLIDGKGIAKKVKNAGLPAAYQIKDCGANKKCPNCHYHIDNTHVSREWPGLPVGVKFDPSDVELLEHLAAKCEVGDSEPHLFIDEFIPTLEGDEGICYTHPENLPGAKKDGSSVHFFYRIINAYASGHRKRRRINGQESTIKAHVRWHKTGKTKPVMDNLVLKGFKKIMVLYAPSKKGSKPDKCNWVMHQYHLGANEDEQGEYVVSIIFYQPQKETEYNETPIVKEESDLGLAKAIPKTPKMSTPDPPGPQNTPSFNGGSDDYLIKSFVQNAKNLKDPSDRPSGFWLEDEVEYAICLAGESQAADFVGVDSLFCNEIIDSNTMFGNPTPHNSSFTREGGKVRDVAASGGISDLDNIELDTPPDFNISDLQYASQDSVFDWLNQL, encoded by the exons ATGGCTAG GACATGGCTTATTGATGGCAAAGGGATTGCTAAGAAAGTGAAAAATGCAGGTCTTCCGGCGGCGTACCAAATCAAAGATTGTGGAGCAAATAAGAAGTGTCCAAATTGTCATTATCACATAGACAATACACAT GTTTCTCGTGAATGGCCTGGCCTTCCTGTTGGTGTGAAGTTTGATCCCTCTGATGTTGAGCTGTTGGAACATTTGGCTGCAAAATGTGAGGTGGGGGATTCAGAACCACACTTGTTCATTGATGAATTTATCCCAACTCTAGAAGGCGACGAGGGCATATGTTACACTCACCCCGAAAATCTTCCTG GTGCTAAAAAAGATGGAAGTAGTGTTCATTTCTTTTACCGAATTATTAATGCATATGCGAGTGGTCACCGGAAGCGGAGGAGAATCAATGGTCAAGAAAGCACGATAAAGGCGCATGTTCGCTGGCATAAAACTGGGAAGACCAAACCCGTGATGGATAATTTAGTGCTGAAAGGTTTTAAGAAAATTATGGTACTTTATGCACCCTCAAAAAAGGGTTCCAAGCCTGATAAATGTAACTGGGTCATGCACCAGTACCATCTTGGTGCTAATGAAGATGAACAAGGAGAATACGTGGTTTCCATAATTTTCTATCAGCCACAGAAGGAGACTGAGTATAATGAAACTCCCATTGTAAAAGAAGAATCTGACTTGGGATTAGCTAAGGCTATTCCGAAAACTCCCAAGATGTCTACTCCTGATCCTCCCGGGCCACAGAATACTCCCTCTTTCAACGGTGGCTCAGATGATTATTTGATAAAGTCATTTGTCCAG AATGCAAAGAATCTCAAAGACCCATCAGATCGTCCGTCTGGTTTTTGGCTTGAGGATGAAGTGGAATATGCCATTTGCCTGGCGGGAGAATCGCAAGCCGCTGACTTTGTTGGTGTAGACTCGCTATTTTGTAATGAAATAATTGATTCTAACACTATGTTTGGTAATCCAACTCCACATAACTCCTCTTTTACTCGTGAGGGTGGCAAGGTAAGAGATGTCGCTGCTTCCGGTGGAATATCTGATCTCGACAACATTGAACTCGATACTCCCCCAGATTTCAATATTTCA GATTTACAATATGCCTCTCAAGACAGTGTGTTTGATTGGTTGAATCAGTTATAG